Proteins co-encoded in one Salvia splendens isolate huo1 chromosome 4, SspV2, whole genome shotgun sequence genomic window:
- the LOC121801596 gene encoding E3 ubiquitin-protein ligase RZFP34-like — MDCAFELHIFSNECMIKQEFGCRHYKRMCKIVAPCCNETFDCRHCHNDAKNSIEIDPLDRHDIPRHEIMRVICSVCDTEQDVEQNCISCGVCMGKYYCSICKFFDDDISKNQYHCEKCGICRTGGKDNFFHCDKCECCYSNVLKDSHICIERAMHHNCPICFEYLFDTPRDTTVLPCGHTIHLDCVKEMERHFQYSCPVCSKSYCDMTYVWEKLDQEVASTPMPQVYQNKMVWILCNDCGETCEVNYHILAHKCTNCNSYNTRQTRGRSHTSCASQLV; from the exons ATGGACTGTGCTTTTGAACTCCACATATTTTCTAACGAATGCATGATTAAGCAGGAATTTGG ATGCCGTCATTACAAGAGGATGTGCAAGATCGTAGCGCCCTGTTGCAACGAGACATTCGATTGCAGGCACTGCCACAATGATGCCAAG AACTCTATAGAAATTGATCCACTCGACCGCCATGATATCCCGCGCCATGAAATTATGAGG GTCATTTGCTCGGTGTGTGACACGGAACAAGAT GTCGAGCAGAATTGCATTAGTTGTGGTGTTTGTATGGGGAAGTACTATTGCTCGATATGCAAATTCTTCGATGATGAT ATTTCAAAGAATCAATATCACTGCGAAAAATGCGGAATATGCAg AACCGGTGGCAAAGACAACTTTTTCCACTGCGATAAATGCG AATGCTGCTATTCGAATGTCTTGAAGGATTCACATATATGCATAGAGAGAGCAATGCATCACAATTGTCCAATTTGCTTCGAG TATCTTTTTGACACGCCAAGAGACACTACCGTGTTGCCATGCGGTCATACCATACACCTCGACTGCGTTAAGGAGATGGAGCGCCATTTCCA GTATTCTTGCCCGGTATGCTCAAAGTCGTATTGTGATATGACGTACGTCTGGGAGAAGCTCGATCAGGAGGTTGCCTCAACGCCTATGCCTCAAGTGTACCAGAACAAAATG GTTTGGATTCTCTGCAACGACTGTGGGGAAACATGCGAGGTGAACTACCATATACTCGCGCACAAATGCACCAACTGCAACTCGTACAACACGAGGCAGACGAGAGGGCGTTCCCATACATCATGCGCCTCGCAACTTGTTTAG